One region of Vitis vinifera cultivar Pinot Noir 40024 chromosome 1, ASM3070453v1 genomic DNA includes:
- the LOC100262710 gene encoding vacuolar iron transporter 1, which translates to MAENGSADVEKQKLLLHQHEEKHFMSSEVVRDIIIGVSDGLTVPFALAAGLSGASASSSIILTAGIAEVAAGSISMGLGGYLAAKSEADHYMRELKREQEEIITVPDMEAAEIGEILEQYGVEPHEYGPVVDALRRNPQAWLDFMMKFELGLEKPNPRRALQSALTIAVSYIMGGLVPLIPYMFIPIAREAVIASVILTLLALLVFGFAKGYFTGNKPFSSALQTAFIGALASAAAFTFAKLVRA; encoded by the exons ATGGCGGAAAATGGAAGCGCGGACGTGGAGAAGCAGAAGCTGCTTCTGCATCAGCATGAGGAGAAGCATTTCATGTCCAGTGAGGTTGTGCGTGACATCATCATCGGCGTCTCCGACGGCCTCACTGTCCCCTTCGCCCTCGCTGCTGGCTTGTCAGGTGCCAGTGCCTCCTCCTCTATCATCCTCACCGCCGGCATTGCCGAAGTTGCTGCCGGCTCCATCTCCATGGGACTCGGCGG GTACCTTGCGGCGAAAAGCGAGGCCGATCACTATATGAGGGAACTAAAGAGAGAACAAGAAGAGATCATCACCGTTCCTGACATGG AGGCGGCTGAGATTGGAGAGATACTAGAACAATATGGTGTGGAGCCACATGAGTATGGACCGGTGGTGGACGCTCTCAGGAGAAACCCTCAAGCATGGCTTGATTTCATGATGAA GTTCGAACTAGGATTGGAGAAACCAAACCCAAGAAGAGCACTGCAGAGCGCACTCACAATCGCAGTTTCTTACATCATGGGTGGGTTGGTACCCCTCATTCCTTACATGTTCATTCCTATAGCCCGAGAAGCTGTCATTGCCTCCGTTATCTTAACCTTGCTGGCACTGCTGGTCTTCGGCTTCGCCAAGGGCTACTTCACCGGCAATAAACCCTTCAGTAGCGCTTTGCAAACCGCCTTCATCGGCGCCCTTGCCTCCGCCGCTGCTTTCACCTTTGCTAAACTTGTTCGAGCATAG